The Doryrhamphus excisus isolate RoL2022-K1 chromosome 1, RoL_Dexc_1.0, whole genome shotgun sequence genome includes a window with the following:
- the adgrg6 gene encoding adhesion G-protein coupled receptor G6 isoform X2, with translation MAACRVGVVVVVFLLWAGLHTHVCGCECRGPWLREEEAGFLASPCYPQQYPNSQSCRWRLRAPLGFVVQLTFVDFQLEEAPGCVYDRVAVHGGVGRVDLCGLTAHGLTLNSSGNIMDVEFTSDFSVQKRGFSATFRHVPVALRNQKVSVAGGNGQVAKVLSSVAMPTLHHLTLCFELERSARQQVEWIFTYEDEDGNTVLALGCDQSGVKLVVGGVTCSLDSIVTAADWSWPMKNLCVLWSSSNGRVGVYLEGNHWAKTCSASTGHSVAGGGTFRLGGVHSFEGNLYNLRLWDYTMTVQQLNALTCHVAGNVIDWDNAFWDIPSSLTQTDHSLSCSVTPPSNTTLNTHCDTTRLGCPAASSPASSSTSSTNSIHATNAHEVVLYRLSVVVHDGSATLTQAGVEEAVSSWLNQTFQNWTHSVFVDSVSVQSAILPGGHSSFTSRALLLHRHITEESPGRDAVSARISSRDAHIGAGLAVGTGSIRVTLVDACPEDNTVHYRWPETQPSVTHFLPCFPNKEQSASRTCLIDRHNFSTFWSPADFSNCTDIDGIQVSAENAAEVAAQLAAIANNQLSKEEVSKVVSKVKQLVHVAKINATLASAVVAVISNVMRSPQSALAPASDRALKTVEQLLDKLEFQGPSVSITSRHLSLGVSAFNTSDFNGTSFSAFIPPNATDPQIDFESERTDPLAQVTLPASLLSGASLSEARINFLFFSSTSLFQSEQDGRTLNSYVVASSVGNWSVSDLSDPVQIEIVHLSPQAFFSPVCMFWDFSRNGGAGGWNSDGCRVSKEDSSVNRTVCLCDHLTHFGILMDISGVSPHIDRRHNRILTFISFVGCGVSAIFSAATLLTYIAFEKLRRDYPSKILMNLSASLLLLNMAFLLNGWLSGQRSEALCLAAAVLLHYFLLTSFTWMGLESVHMYIALVKVFNTYIRRYILKFCLLGWGVPAVLVATVVAVDKRSYGPQEYGGGEYGDGSSEFCWIQSPLVFYTACVAYFCLVFLLNVAMFVVVMLQICGRNGKHSNRTFREEVVRNLRSVVSLTFLLGMTWAFALFAWGPVSLIFVYLFAIFNSLQGLFIFFFHCALKENVQKQWRRSLCCARFRLADNSDWSKTATNNNTKKATTEQAVQSLSSGSFGSSAANWTSKAKVTLKPFTRTHNNTESCCSQ, from the exons at GGCGGCGTGTCGCGTGGGTGTTGTTGTGGTGGTCTTCCTGCTGTGGGCGGGGCTTCACACACACG TGTGTGGCTGCGAGTGCAGGGGTCCATGGCtgagggaggaggaggcggggttTCTGGCGTCTCCGTGCTACCCGCAGCAGTACCCCAACTCTCAGAGCTGCAGGTGGCGTTTGCGGGCCCCCCTCGGCTTCGTCGTGCAGCTGACCTTCGTGGACTTCCAGCTGGAGGAGGCGCCAGGCTGCGTGTACGACCGCGTGGCTGTGCACGGCGGGGTCGGGCGCGTGGACCTGTGCGGCCTGACCGCGCACGGCCTCACGCTTAACTCCAGCGGGAACATCATGGACGTGGAGTTCACTTCTGACTTCAGCGTGCAGAAGAGGGGCTTCAGCGCCACCTTCCGCCATG TCCCTGTTGCATTGAGGAACCAAAAGGTCAGCGTTGCCGGGGGCAACGGCCAAGTGGCCAAAGTGTTGTCTTCAGTTGCCATGCCGACACTGCACCACCTGACTCTCTGCTTTGAGCTGGAGCGCAGCGCACGCCAGCAG GTGGAGTGGATCTTCACGTATGAAGATGAGGATGGCAACACGGTGTTGGCGCTGGGTTGCGACCAGAGTGGCGTGAAGCTGGTGGTGGGAGGCGTGACGTGTTCGCTGGACTCCATTGTGACAGCGGCCGACTGGAGCTGGCCCATGAAGAACTTGTGTGTCCTCTGGTCTTCGTCCAACGGCCGCGTGGGGGTCTACTTGGAGGGCAACCATTGGGCCAAGACGTGCTCTGCCTCCACTGGACACTCCGTGGCCGGGGGCGGGACTTTCCGCCTGGGAG GGGTGCACAGCTTCGAGGGGAACCTGTACAACTTGCGCCTGTGGGACTACACCATGACGGTGCAGCAGCTCAACGCGCTCACATGCCACGTGGCTGGAAACGTCATCGACTGGGACAACGCCTTCTGGGACATTCCGTCCTCGCTGACCCAGACGGACCACTCACTCAGCTGCA GTGTGACCCCGCCCAGCAACACCACCCTCAACACCCACTGTGACACCACCCGCCTGGGCTGTCCAG CCGCTTCCTCTCCCGCCAGCTCATCCACGTCCTCCACTAACAGCATCCATGCTACTAACGCCCACG AGGTCGTCCTCTACAGGCTGTCGGTGGTGGTGCATGATGGGAGCGCCACACTAACTCAGGCGGGTGTGGAGGAAGCAGTGTCCTCCTGG CTGAACCAGACCTTCCAGAATTGGACTCACTCGGTGTTTGTGGACTCAGTCAG TGTGCAATCTGCGATCTTGCCTGGAGGTCACTCAAG CTTCACCAGCCGCGCTCTGCTGCTTCACCGTCACATCACTGAAGAGAGTCCGGGCCGAGACGCCGTCTCCGCCAGGATATCCAGCAGGGACGCACACATTGGCGCCGGCCTGGCGGTCGGCACCGGCTCTATCCGAGTCACGCTCGTGG ATGCATGTCCAGAGGACAACACTGTCCATTACCGCTGGCCTGAGACCCAACCCAGCGTCACTCACTTCCTGCCGTGCTTCCCCAACAAGGAGCAGAGTGCTTCCAGGACGTG TTTGATTGACCGCCACAACTTCTCAACCTTCTGGTCGCCTGCCGACTTCAGCAACTGCACTGACATCGACGGCATCCAGGTTTCAGCAG AGAATGCGGCCGAGGTCGCCGCACAACTGGCCGCCATCGCCAACAACCAGTTGTCCAAAGAGGAA GTGTCTAAAGTGGTGAGCAAGGTCAAGCAGCTGGTCCATGTGGCGAAGATCAACGCCACCTTGGCGTCTGCAGTCGTCGCCGTCATCTCCAATGTCATGAGGAGCCCCCAGAGCGCTTTGGCCCCCGCATCCGACAG GGCCCTGAAGACGGTGGAGCAGCTGCTTGACAAGTTAGAGTTCCAGGGTCCGTCAGTGAGCATCACATCCAGACATCTGTCCTTGGGGGTGTCGGCCTTCAATACGTCGGACTTCAATGGGACGTCGTTCAGCGCTTTCATCCCGCCAAACGCCACCGACCCACAG ATTGACTTTGAATCGGAGCGGACCGACCCGCTGGCTCAGGTCACATTGCCAGCGTCGCTGCTGTCCGGTGCTTCGCTCAGCGAGGCCCGCATCAACTTCCTGTTCTTCAGCAGCACCAGCCTCTTTCAG agtGAGCAGGACGGACGCACGCTCAACAGTTACGTGGTGGCCAGCAGCGTGGGAAACTGGAGCGTCAGCGACCTGAGCGATCCAGTCCAGATTGAGATTGTTCACCTGTCGCCACAA GCCTTCTTCAGTCCTGTCTGCATGTTCTGGGACTTCAGCAGGAACG GTGGTGCCGGTGGATGGAACTCAGACGGCTGCAGAGTTTCCAAAGAAGACTCCAGCGTCAACAGGACCGTCTGTTTGTGTGACCACCTGACGCACTTTGGCATCCTGATG GACATTTCGGGAGTGTCACCTCATATCGACCGGCGCCACAACCGGATCCTCACTTTCATCTCCTTCGTGGGCTGCGGCGTCTCCGCCATCTTCTCAGCCGCCACGCTGCTCACCTACATCGCCTTTGA GAAGCTGCGGCGAGACTACCCGTCCAAGATCCTGATGAACCTGAGCGCGTCTCTGCTGCTCCTTAACATGGCCTTCCTGCTGAACGGATGGTTGTCGGGGCAACGGAGCGAGGCGCTGTGCTTGGCCGCCGCCGTGCTGCTGCACTACTTCCTGCTGACGTCATTCACATGGATGGGCCTGGAGTCGGTGCACATGTACATCGCGCTGGTCAAAGTGTTCAACACGTACATCCGCAGATACATCCTCAAGTTCTGTCTGCTGGGCTGGG GAGTTCCTGCTGTGCTGGTTGCAACGGTGGTGGCTGTGGATAAACGGTCCTACGGCCCACAGGAGTATGGCGGTGGCGAGTACGGTGACGGATCATCTGAGTT CTGCTGGATCCAAAGTCCGCTGGTGTTCTACACGGCGTGTGTGGCCTACTTCTGCCTCGTCTTCCTGCTGAACGTCGCCATGTTTGTCGTAGTCATGCTGCAGATCTGCGGACGCAATGGCAAACACAGCAACCGCACGTTCCGAGAGGAG GTGGTGCGGAACCTGCGCAGCGTGGTCAGCCTGACCTTCCTGCTCGGGATGACCTGGGCCTTTGCGCTCTTCGCCTGGGGGCCCGTCAGCCTCATCTTTGTCTACCTCTTCGCCATCTTCAACTCGCTGCAAG GactcttcatcttcttcttccactGTGCGCTCAAAGAGAACGTGCAGAAGCAGTGGAGACGCTCGCTGTGCTGCGCTCGCTTCCGACTTGCTGACAACTCCG ACTGGAGTAAGACGGCGACCAACAACAACACCAAGAAGGCCACGACTGAGCAGGCAGTCCAGTCTTTGTCCTCAGGCTCCTTCGGCTCCAGCGCCGCTAACTGGACCTCCAAAGCTAAAGTCACGCTGAAGCCTTTCACCaggacacacaacaacacag aaagtTGCTGCAGCCAATAG
- the adgrg6 gene encoding adhesion G-protein coupled receptor G6 isoform X3: MAACRVGVVVVVFLLWAGLHTHVCGCECRGPWLREEEAGFLASPCYPQQYPNSQSCRWRLRAPLGFVVQLTFVDFQLEEAPGCVYDRVAVHGGVGRVDLCGLTAHGLTLNSSGNIMDVEFTSDFSVQKRGFSATFRHVPVALRNQKVSVAGGNGQVAKVLSSVAMPTLHHLTLCFELERSARQQVEWIFTYEDEDGNTVLALGCDQSGVKLVVGGVTCSLDSIVTAADWSWPMKNLCVLWSSSNGRVGVYLEGNHWAKTCSASTGHSVAGGGTFRLGGVHSFEGNLYNLRLWDYTMTVQQLNALTCHVAGNVIDWDNAFWDIPSSLTQTDHSLSCSVTPPSNTTLNTHCDTTRLGCPEVVLYRLSVVVHDGSATLTQAGVEEAVSSWLNQTFQNWTHSVFVDSVSVQSAILPGGHSSFTSRALLLHRHITEESPGRDAVSARISSRDAHIGAGLAVGTGSIRVTLVDACPEDNTVHYRWPETQPSVTHFLPCFPNKEQSASRTCLIDRHNFSTFWSPADFSNCTDIDGIQVSAENAAEVAAQLAAIANNQLSKEEVSKVVSKVKQLVHVAKINATLASAVVAVISNVMRSPQSALAPASDRALKTVEQLLDKLEFQGPSVSITSRHLSLGVSAFNTSDFNGTSFSAFIPPNATDPQIDFESERTDPLAQVTLPASLLSGASLSEARINFLFFSSTSLFQSEQDGRTLNSYVVASSVGNWSVSDLSDPVQIEIVHLSPQAFFSPVCMFWDFSRNGGAGGWNSDGCRVSKEDSSVNRTVCLCDHLTHFGILMDISGVSPHIDRRHNRILTFISFVGCGVSAIFSAATLLTYIAFEKLRRDYPSKILMNLSASLLLLNMAFLLNGWLSGQRSEALCLAAAVLLHYFLLTSFTWMGLESVHMYIALVKVFNTYIRRYILKFCLLGWGVPAVLVATVVAVDKRSYGPQEYGGGEYGDGSSEFCWIQSPLVFYTACVAYFCLVFLLNVAMFVVVMLQICGRNGKHSNRTFREEVVRNLRSVVSLTFLLGMTWAFALFAWGPVSLIFVYLFAIFNSLQGLFIFFFHCALKENVQKQWRRSLCCARFRLADNSDWSKTATNNNTKKATTEQAVQSLSSGSFGSSAANWTSKAKVTLKPFTRTHNNTESCCSQ; the protein is encoded by the exons at GGCGGCGTGTCGCGTGGGTGTTGTTGTGGTGGTCTTCCTGCTGTGGGCGGGGCTTCACACACACG TGTGTGGCTGCGAGTGCAGGGGTCCATGGCtgagggaggaggaggcggggttTCTGGCGTCTCCGTGCTACCCGCAGCAGTACCCCAACTCTCAGAGCTGCAGGTGGCGTTTGCGGGCCCCCCTCGGCTTCGTCGTGCAGCTGACCTTCGTGGACTTCCAGCTGGAGGAGGCGCCAGGCTGCGTGTACGACCGCGTGGCTGTGCACGGCGGGGTCGGGCGCGTGGACCTGTGCGGCCTGACCGCGCACGGCCTCACGCTTAACTCCAGCGGGAACATCATGGACGTGGAGTTCACTTCTGACTTCAGCGTGCAGAAGAGGGGCTTCAGCGCCACCTTCCGCCATG TCCCTGTTGCATTGAGGAACCAAAAGGTCAGCGTTGCCGGGGGCAACGGCCAAGTGGCCAAAGTGTTGTCTTCAGTTGCCATGCCGACACTGCACCACCTGACTCTCTGCTTTGAGCTGGAGCGCAGCGCACGCCAGCAG GTGGAGTGGATCTTCACGTATGAAGATGAGGATGGCAACACGGTGTTGGCGCTGGGTTGCGACCAGAGTGGCGTGAAGCTGGTGGTGGGAGGCGTGACGTGTTCGCTGGACTCCATTGTGACAGCGGCCGACTGGAGCTGGCCCATGAAGAACTTGTGTGTCCTCTGGTCTTCGTCCAACGGCCGCGTGGGGGTCTACTTGGAGGGCAACCATTGGGCCAAGACGTGCTCTGCCTCCACTGGACACTCCGTGGCCGGGGGCGGGACTTTCCGCCTGGGAG GGGTGCACAGCTTCGAGGGGAACCTGTACAACTTGCGCCTGTGGGACTACACCATGACGGTGCAGCAGCTCAACGCGCTCACATGCCACGTGGCTGGAAACGTCATCGACTGGGACAACGCCTTCTGGGACATTCCGTCCTCGCTGACCCAGACGGACCACTCACTCAGCTGCA GTGTGACCCCGCCCAGCAACACCACCCTCAACACCCACTGTGACACCACCCGCCTGGGCTGTCCAG AGGTCGTCCTCTACAGGCTGTCGGTGGTGGTGCATGATGGGAGCGCCACACTAACTCAGGCGGGTGTGGAGGAAGCAGTGTCCTCCTGG CTGAACCAGACCTTCCAGAATTGGACTCACTCGGTGTTTGTGGACTCAGTCAG TGTGCAATCTGCGATCTTGCCTGGAGGTCACTCAAG CTTCACCAGCCGCGCTCTGCTGCTTCACCGTCACATCACTGAAGAGAGTCCGGGCCGAGACGCCGTCTCCGCCAGGATATCCAGCAGGGACGCACACATTGGCGCCGGCCTGGCGGTCGGCACCGGCTCTATCCGAGTCACGCTCGTGG ATGCATGTCCAGAGGACAACACTGTCCATTACCGCTGGCCTGAGACCCAACCCAGCGTCACTCACTTCCTGCCGTGCTTCCCCAACAAGGAGCAGAGTGCTTCCAGGACGTG TTTGATTGACCGCCACAACTTCTCAACCTTCTGGTCGCCTGCCGACTTCAGCAACTGCACTGACATCGACGGCATCCAGGTTTCAGCAG AGAATGCGGCCGAGGTCGCCGCACAACTGGCCGCCATCGCCAACAACCAGTTGTCCAAAGAGGAA GTGTCTAAAGTGGTGAGCAAGGTCAAGCAGCTGGTCCATGTGGCGAAGATCAACGCCACCTTGGCGTCTGCAGTCGTCGCCGTCATCTCCAATGTCATGAGGAGCCCCCAGAGCGCTTTGGCCCCCGCATCCGACAG GGCCCTGAAGACGGTGGAGCAGCTGCTTGACAAGTTAGAGTTCCAGGGTCCGTCAGTGAGCATCACATCCAGACATCTGTCCTTGGGGGTGTCGGCCTTCAATACGTCGGACTTCAATGGGACGTCGTTCAGCGCTTTCATCCCGCCAAACGCCACCGACCCACAG ATTGACTTTGAATCGGAGCGGACCGACCCGCTGGCTCAGGTCACATTGCCAGCGTCGCTGCTGTCCGGTGCTTCGCTCAGCGAGGCCCGCATCAACTTCCTGTTCTTCAGCAGCACCAGCCTCTTTCAG agtGAGCAGGACGGACGCACGCTCAACAGTTACGTGGTGGCCAGCAGCGTGGGAAACTGGAGCGTCAGCGACCTGAGCGATCCAGTCCAGATTGAGATTGTTCACCTGTCGCCACAA GCCTTCTTCAGTCCTGTCTGCATGTTCTGGGACTTCAGCAGGAACG GTGGTGCCGGTGGATGGAACTCAGACGGCTGCAGAGTTTCCAAAGAAGACTCCAGCGTCAACAGGACCGTCTGTTTGTGTGACCACCTGACGCACTTTGGCATCCTGATG GACATTTCGGGAGTGTCACCTCATATCGACCGGCGCCACAACCGGATCCTCACTTTCATCTCCTTCGTGGGCTGCGGCGTCTCCGCCATCTTCTCAGCCGCCACGCTGCTCACCTACATCGCCTTTGA GAAGCTGCGGCGAGACTACCCGTCCAAGATCCTGATGAACCTGAGCGCGTCTCTGCTGCTCCTTAACATGGCCTTCCTGCTGAACGGATGGTTGTCGGGGCAACGGAGCGAGGCGCTGTGCTTGGCCGCCGCCGTGCTGCTGCACTACTTCCTGCTGACGTCATTCACATGGATGGGCCTGGAGTCGGTGCACATGTACATCGCGCTGGTCAAAGTGTTCAACACGTACATCCGCAGATACATCCTCAAGTTCTGTCTGCTGGGCTGGG GAGTTCCTGCTGTGCTGGTTGCAACGGTGGTGGCTGTGGATAAACGGTCCTACGGCCCACAGGAGTATGGCGGTGGCGAGTACGGTGACGGATCATCTGAGTT CTGCTGGATCCAAAGTCCGCTGGTGTTCTACACGGCGTGTGTGGCCTACTTCTGCCTCGTCTTCCTGCTGAACGTCGCCATGTTTGTCGTAGTCATGCTGCAGATCTGCGGACGCAATGGCAAACACAGCAACCGCACGTTCCGAGAGGAG GTGGTGCGGAACCTGCGCAGCGTGGTCAGCCTGACCTTCCTGCTCGGGATGACCTGGGCCTTTGCGCTCTTCGCCTGGGGGCCCGTCAGCCTCATCTTTGTCTACCTCTTCGCCATCTTCAACTCGCTGCAAG GactcttcatcttcttcttccactGTGCGCTCAAAGAGAACGTGCAGAAGCAGTGGAGACGCTCGCTGTGCTGCGCTCGCTTCCGACTTGCTGACAACTCCG ACTGGAGTAAGACGGCGACCAACAACAACACCAAGAAGGCCACGACTGAGCAGGCAGTCCAGTCTTTGTCCTCAGGCTCCTTCGGCTCCAGCGCCGCTAACTGGACCTCCAAAGCTAAAGTCACGCTGAAGCCTTTCACCaggacacacaacaacacag aaagtTGCTGCAGCCAATAG
- the adgrg6 gene encoding adhesion G-protein coupled receptor G6 isoform X1 yields the protein MAACRVGVVVVVFLLWAGLHTHVCGCECRGPWLREEEAGFLASPCYPQQYPNSQSCRWRLRAPLGFVVQLTFVDFQLEEAPGCVYDRVAVHGGVGRVDLCGLTAHGLTLNSSGNIMDVEFTSDFSVQKRGFSATFRHVPVALRNQKVSVAGGNGQVAKVLSSVAMPTLHHLTLCFELERSARQQVEWIFTYEDEDGNTVLALGCDQSGVKLVVGGVTCSLDSIVTAADWSWPMKNLCVLWSSSNGRVGVYLEGNHWAKTCSASTGHSVAGGGTFRLGGVHSFEGNLYNLRLWDYTMTVQQLNALTCHVAGNVIDWDNAFWDIPSSLTQTDHSLSCSVTPPSNTTLNTHCDTTRLGCPAASSPASSSTSSTNSIHATNAHVHPNTSSAPTRMPLTPTRTSRTSGSSLEVVLYRLSVVVHDGSATLTQAGVEEAVSSWLNQTFQNWTHSVFVDSVSVQSAILPGGHSSFTSRALLLHRHITEESPGRDAVSARISSRDAHIGAGLAVGTGSIRVTLVDACPEDNTVHYRWPETQPSVTHFLPCFPNKEQSASRTCLIDRHNFSTFWSPADFSNCTDIDGIQVSAENAAEVAAQLAAIANNQLSKEEVSKVVSKVKQLVHVAKINATLASAVVAVISNVMRSPQSALAPASDRALKTVEQLLDKLEFQGPSVSITSRHLSLGVSAFNTSDFNGTSFSAFIPPNATDPQIDFESERTDPLAQVTLPASLLSGASLSEARINFLFFSSTSLFQSEQDGRTLNSYVVASSVGNWSVSDLSDPVQIEIVHLSPQAFFSPVCMFWDFSRNGGAGGWNSDGCRVSKEDSSVNRTVCLCDHLTHFGILMDISGVSPHIDRRHNRILTFISFVGCGVSAIFSAATLLTYIAFEKLRRDYPSKILMNLSASLLLLNMAFLLNGWLSGQRSEALCLAAAVLLHYFLLTSFTWMGLESVHMYIALVKVFNTYIRRYILKFCLLGWGVPAVLVATVVAVDKRSYGPQEYGGGEYGDGSSEFCWIQSPLVFYTACVAYFCLVFLLNVAMFVVVMLQICGRNGKHSNRTFREEVVRNLRSVVSLTFLLGMTWAFALFAWGPVSLIFVYLFAIFNSLQGLFIFFFHCALKENVQKQWRRSLCCARFRLADNSDWSKTATNNNTKKATTEQAVQSLSSGSFGSSAANWTSKAKVTLKPFTRTHNNTESCCSQ from the exons at GGCGGCGTGTCGCGTGGGTGTTGTTGTGGTGGTCTTCCTGCTGTGGGCGGGGCTTCACACACACG TGTGTGGCTGCGAGTGCAGGGGTCCATGGCtgagggaggaggaggcggggttTCTGGCGTCTCCGTGCTACCCGCAGCAGTACCCCAACTCTCAGAGCTGCAGGTGGCGTTTGCGGGCCCCCCTCGGCTTCGTCGTGCAGCTGACCTTCGTGGACTTCCAGCTGGAGGAGGCGCCAGGCTGCGTGTACGACCGCGTGGCTGTGCACGGCGGGGTCGGGCGCGTGGACCTGTGCGGCCTGACCGCGCACGGCCTCACGCTTAACTCCAGCGGGAACATCATGGACGTGGAGTTCACTTCTGACTTCAGCGTGCAGAAGAGGGGCTTCAGCGCCACCTTCCGCCATG TCCCTGTTGCATTGAGGAACCAAAAGGTCAGCGTTGCCGGGGGCAACGGCCAAGTGGCCAAAGTGTTGTCTTCAGTTGCCATGCCGACACTGCACCACCTGACTCTCTGCTTTGAGCTGGAGCGCAGCGCACGCCAGCAG GTGGAGTGGATCTTCACGTATGAAGATGAGGATGGCAACACGGTGTTGGCGCTGGGTTGCGACCAGAGTGGCGTGAAGCTGGTGGTGGGAGGCGTGACGTGTTCGCTGGACTCCATTGTGACAGCGGCCGACTGGAGCTGGCCCATGAAGAACTTGTGTGTCCTCTGGTCTTCGTCCAACGGCCGCGTGGGGGTCTACTTGGAGGGCAACCATTGGGCCAAGACGTGCTCTGCCTCCACTGGACACTCCGTGGCCGGGGGCGGGACTTTCCGCCTGGGAG GGGTGCACAGCTTCGAGGGGAACCTGTACAACTTGCGCCTGTGGGACTACACCATGACGGTGCAGCAGCTCAACGCGCTCACATGCCACGTGGCTGGAAACGTCATCGACTGGGACAACGCCTTCTGGGACATTCCGTCCTCGCTGACCCAGACGGACCACTCACTCAGCTGCA GTGTGACCCCGCCCAGCAACACCACCCTCAACACCCACTGTGACACCACCCGCCTGGGCTGTCCAG CCGCTTCCTCTCCCGCCAGCTCATCCACGTCCTCCACTAACAGCATCCATGCTACTAACGCCCACG TCCATCCCAACACTTCCTCTGCTCCCACTCGCATGCCTCTAACCCCCACCAGAACCAGCAGAACCAGCGGCTCCTCTTTGG AGGTCGTCCTCTACAGGCTGTCGGTGGTGGTGCATGATGGGAGCGCCACACTAACTCAGGCGGGTGTGGAGGAAGCAGTGTCCTCCTGG CTGAACCAGACCTTCCAGAATTGGACTCACTCGGTGTTTGTGGACTCAGTCAG TGTGCAATCTGCGATCTTGCCTGGAGGTCACTCAAG CTTCACCAGCCGCGCTCTGCTGCTTCACCGTCACATCACTGAAGAGAGTCCGGGCCGAGACGCCGTCTCCGCCAGGATATCCAGCAGGGACGCACACATTGGCGCCGGCCTGGCGGTCGGCACCGGCTCTATCCGAGTCACGCTCGTGG ATGCATGTCCAGAGGACAACACTGTCCATTACCGCTGGCCTGAGACCCAACCCAGCGTCACTCACTTCCTGCCGTGCTTCCCCAACAAGGAGCAGAGTGCTTCCAGGACGTG TTTGATTGACCGCCACAACTTCTCAACCTTCTGGTCGCCTGCCGACTTCAGCAACTGCACTGACATCGACGGCATCCAGGTTTCAGCAG AGAATGCGGCCGAGGTCGCCGCACAACTGGCCGCCATCGCCAACAACCAGTTGTCCAAAGAGGAA GTGTCTAAAGTGGTGAGCAAGGTCAAGCAGCTGGTCCATGTGGCGAAGATCAACGCCACCTTGGCGTCTGCAGTCGTCGCCGTCATCTCCAATGTCATGAGGAGCCCCCAGAGCGCTTTGGCCCCCGCATCCGACAG GGCCCTGAAGACGGTGGAGCAGCTGCTTGACAAGTTAGAGTTCCAGGGTCCGTCAGTGAGCATCACATCCAGACATCTGTCCTTGGGGGTGTCGGCCTTCAATACGTCGGACTTCAATGGGACGTCGTTCAGCGCTTTCATCCCGCCAAACGCCACCGACCCACAG ATTGACTTTGAATCGGAGCGGACCGACCCGCTGGCTCAGGTCACATTGCCAGCGTCGCTGCTGTCCGGTGCTTCGCTCAGCGAGGCCCGCATCAACTTCCTGTTCTTCAGCAGCACCAGCCTCTTTCAG agtGAGCAGGACGGACGCACGCTCAACAGTTACGTGGTGGCCAGCAGCGTGGGAAACTGGAGCGTCAGCGACCTGAGCGATCCAGTCCAGATTGAGATTGTTCACCTGTCGCCACAA GCCTTCTTCAGTCCTGTCTGCATGTTCTGGGACTTCAGCAGGAACG GTGGTGCCGGTGGATGGAACTCAGACGGCTGCAGAGTTTCCAAAGAAGACTCCAGCGTCAACAGGACCGTCTGTTTGTGTGACCACCTGACGCACTTTGGCATCCTGATG GACATTTCGGGAGTGTCACCTCATATCGACCGGCGCCACAACCGGATCCTCACTTTCATCTCCTTCGTGGGCTGCGGCGTCTCCGCCATCTTCTCAGCCGCCACGCTGCTCACCTACATCGCCTTTGA GAAGCTGCGGCGAGACTACCCGTCCAAGATCCTGATGAACCTGAGCGCGTCTCTGCTGCTCCTTAACATGGCCTTCCTGCTGAACGGATGGTTGTCGGGGCAACGGAGCGAGGCGCTGTGCTTGGCCGCCGCCGTGCTGCTGCACTACTTCCTGCTGACGTCATTCACATGGATGGGCCTGGAGTCGGTGCACATGTACATCGCGCTGGTCAAAGTGTTCAACACGTACATCCGCAGATACATCCTCAAGTTCTGTCTGCTGGGCTGGG GAGTTCCTGCTGTGCTGGTTGCAACGGTGGTGGCTGTGGATAAACGGTCCTACGGCCCACAGGAGTATGGCGGTGGCGAGTACGGTGACGGATCATCTGAGTT CTGCTGGATCCAAAGTCCGCTGGTGTTCTACACGGCGTGTGTGGCCTACTTCTGCCTCGTCTTCCTGCTGAACGTCGCCATGTTTGTCGTAGTCATGCTGCAGATCTGCGGACGCAATGGCAAACACAGCAACCGCACGTTCCGAGAGGAG GTGGTGCGGAACCTGCGCAGCGTGGTCAGCCTGACCTTCCTGCTCGGGATGACCTGGGCCTTTGCGCTCTTCGCCTGGGGGCCCGTCAGCCTCATCTTTGTCTACCTCTTCGCCATCTTCAACTCGCTGCAAG GactcttcatcttcttcttccactGTGCGCTCAAAGAGAACGTGCAGAAGCAGTGGAGACGCTCGCTGTGCTGCGCTCGCTTCCGACTTGCTGACAACTCCG ACTGGAGTAAGACGGCGACCAACAACAACACCAAGAAGGCCACGACTGAGCAGGCAGTCCAGTCTTTGTCCTCAGGCTCCTTCGGCTCCAGCGCCGCTAACTGGACCTCCAAAGCTAAAGTCACGCTGAAGCCTTTCACCaggacacacaacaacacag aaagtTGCTGCAGCCAATAG
- the si:ch211-202p1.5 gene encoding endothelin-2, with amino-acid sequence MDLARLCLIASTLMLVHERPGHAFSLMSPMEQEGLTVEVPTVQLVQAARRRARRCSCENHRDKECIFFCHIGIVWVNTPSKVLPYGFGSGRLRREVGRCTCTCVHDIHCVGFCATQVRPVTRR; translated from the exons ATGGACTTGGCGCGCTTGTGTCTCATCGCGTCCACGCTGATGCTCGTCCACGAGCGCCCAG GCCACGCCTTCTCCCTTATGAGCCCCATGGAGCAGGAGGGCCTCACGGTGGAGGTCCCCACGGTGCAGCTCGTCCAGGCGGCGCGCCGGCGAGCCAGACGTTGTTCCTGTGAGAACCACAGAGACAAAGAGTGCATCTTCTTCTGTCACATCGGCATCGTGTGGGTCAACACACCAAG CAAGGTGCTTCCTTACGGGTTTGGCTCGGGTCGACTGAGGAGGGAAGTGGGTCGCTGCACGTGCACATGCGTGCACGACATACACTGTGTGGGCTTCTGCGCCACGCAGGTCAGACCGGTAACAAGACGCTGA